Sequence from the Equus quagga isolate Etosha38 chromosome 15, UCLA_HA_Equagga_1.0, whole genome shotgun sequence genome:
tttcatcattccaaactcTGTACCTATGAAACACTAACgcccccattcctccctcctctagtccctggcaacccctgttctgctttctgtctgtgaatttgactactctaagtgcctcatataagcagaatcatacaatatttgatcctttgtgtctggcttatttcatagcataatgtttttaaggtccacccatgttgtagtacatatcagaatttcattcccttttataCCTAATATTCTATTCTGTGGAATTTTGTTATCCTTTTATCCTTCTATAGACACGCGTTCCTTcctccttttggctattgtgaataaggcttcTATGAATGTTGGCATCCAAACGTCAGTTTTGagtccttgttttcaattcttttgtgtatatacctagaagtggaatttctggatcgcatggtaattccatgtttaataCAAAAGAGTTTTCTGTGGACTTGTTAATTCAGAGGAGAGGGGCTGAAAGAAAGAGGTTATTTCTGCAGAAATAGCCACAGTTCATGAAGTTTGAAGTAATTTTCACTTTCATTGCCTATTTTCCCTCAGCAAGTGGAAAGCTGTTAGAAAACTATATCTGGCCTTGTTTTCTCCCTGAACTATAGTCTCCAAAATACTTTTGGTTTTTGTTACTCATTAAGATGCAAATAGTAGCTCCGAGAAACtgacattttccccattttattgtaaaaaattttGAACATGAAACATTCAAAGTATCATTCAGTGAACATTCGTGTTGTCATCATCTGGATgcaaaaatggcattttaaagacCTGTTTGATGCTAATgtgtagttatttatttatttgtttggtcACAGCCATAACTGCCAGGGTAGGCAAAAccagcaggaaaaaggaaaagactagCGAGCTGATTTAGGTTATTTTACTTTAATCCAATCAAGGAGTTAGTCATTAATGTCCGCTGTGGTggagttgtgagaaataaaagacTAGGGTTATCCAAAGAACATCTCAGCCCTTGAGAATGTCTTGATTGGATGGCTCATTACACTCTGTCAGTAGCTATCAAGGGAAATCGTGTGTTTCACCAGCTGTCTTGGATGCCTTCACCCTCCACAGACGCCTTTTCAATGctatgagaaaaatggaaaactccGCTAACTTCTCCCCAGAACATGAGACTCTCTGGGGCCCAAAAGCACAATAGTCCTGTATGTCCAGCCAATCCCTATTAATGATGCTCATTCCACTTGGAGAACTAAAAAACTAACACGGgtttgaaatgtttcataataaaatttgaccgggggggggggggggaatgtcACCATTTTGGCATTTCCATAGGTTTTGATCAAACACCATGTGTGGAGAAAACGTTCTAGATTACAACTTTTTGACTTGGCAAAAGTTTCTATTCTGTGCTTTGGTCCTTTCTTTCAGCTGATGTGGTCATGCTAACTAAGGCACAAAAGGCCTTCATGTCAGGTGATCCTCCCCACCTAGTAAATCTTACAGCTAGTGACCTATCCCAGCTGTTGCTGGAGGTACTGCTGCCAAACTACTGGACTGATTTACCTTACCAATATTTACCTCGGTGCATACAATGAGAGGGCCGGGACTCACACTCTGACTCCGGCCTCCGTACTACTCCCCTGAGCTTCAGTTCATCTTAAAATGGGGGAAGGGGATCCTTAGGTGGTTTTCAAGGTCCCCGCTGGCTGCCCTTTGATTATGTTCCAAGACACCCACAAATTGATATCTTATTTAGGCGATGCtatagagcagcagttctcattGGAAACACATTAGAAACAACTGGAAAGTTTGTAAATCGACTTTGACGTCTAGGCGTCTCCCCACACAAATTAAATCGGAATCTCTGGGAGTGAAAGCCAAGCGTGGTGTTGGTTCAtttaataaaaacacaagatGACAGGGCTCGgccgtgcccgagtggttaacttcgtgcaCTCCGCTTGGGCTGggcagggtttcactggttcggatcctgggcgtggacatggcaccattcatcaggccacgctgaggtggcgtcccacatgccacaactagaagaacccacaactaaaaaatatataatatacaactatgtacttgggggatttggggagaaaaagcaggaaaaaaaagattggcaacagtccttagctaaggtgccaaactttaaaaaaaaaaacacgagaTGAGAAATTAAGAAGCCAAGTGAGTAAACACATTAGTCCCTATATATTATATTTGGCTTTCATTGTTCATATTAAttgtaaaaacaatttttcatatatttgtgaaaGAATGTAGTCACAACCCACTGCAAGGTGGGAACTTGATTCTGTCACGGTGAGTGGAAAGGACCATAAACATTGAAGTTGAGGATGAGTCAAATCTTGCATTATTAAAGCTTCCATCTTAAGGGAGAATGCATGCCTAAATTAGCGCTGTTCGGATGTACTGTTTTGCACTCAGGACGTTGGTGTCCAAGCTTTTAACCGCTTCTCTGAGACAACTTGCTGGCTTAGGTGAGAAAGGCACATCGCGAACCAGGGTTCAAGCCTCTGAACCTTAGAGGAGAGGCGGACAGGGGGCGCTACTGGACAATCTGAGTCCCTCAAGAGGATTGTGGGACTTGTAGTTTTTTCTGTATCACTTTAGCTTcatgaactacatttcccagaatgcaAATAGGGCCGGTCAGTCCCACTGTCGGGGCGTAAGGTGTCCTTTAAGCTGTGAAAGTGTGAAAGGTAAGTGTGTTCTGTGCGGGCTGCAGGTTTCTACAAGTTGTGGATTTCTTGTAAGagattccatttctcctttttgccCTTTGGTGGGACCTGAGAGAGACCAGCTGTTCCAGGAGAGCGTGTTTTCAGCGGGGTTTCTCGAGCCCTGTGGTCTCAAGAATCGGGACTATGTATTTGTTTAGCTGTTCACGTGTTGCTGCGGAATGTCAAGGAGAAATTGGGGTCCTGAACCCAGATCTGGAGAGCAGAgcataaaataatgtttacataCGGGGTACGTGTCACTAGAGAATTTCTGCGTTACATCAAATATGTCAAAGCCTTGTTTTTACAACTAGAAAAGCTGACCCGCGGGGGTAGAATGTCTTGTCTGGTCTCAATACTCTTTGCTGTGTGCAAGTATCAGAGTTTGCAATTGAGGGTAAGCTAAAAGAATATGGGGAAAACGAAAGAATAAAATGTGTGCATGTGCttaattacattaataaaatCAAAAGCCTGAAAAGTCTGAGTAACCACTTCATCAACACCCGGCATGCTAGAAGTCATATGTGATTCTCTTAGGTTATGAAGAAATAAGATCAttctaatttataaaatagaagtaGGTTTATGGAGCACACAGTCCCCAAGGGATGGTattcactaaaaatataaatgtattccTCTTGCAGAGACATATTTAGATGTAATCATAGATAGAATGACAATGGACTATTAAGGGATTTAAAAGATTTGGGGCTAAGCCGTTAACCTTTTGAAGTTTATAAGGAATTCAGTTCTGACCAGCCATGTATTTCTGGGAGAGACAGAATAGGCCTTAAGTTAGGCTAGAATCCTGCTTTACCAATTTTTGCTttaccttccttcttttttaaaatagactttattttttagagccccccccccttttttttaagattagccctgagctaacgtctgccgccacttctcttcttttgctgaggaagactggccctgagctaacatcgtgcccatcttcctctactttatatgtgggatgcatgccacagcatgacttgacaagcaatgcgtagatccacacctgggatccgaacaggcgaacctgGGCCGTGTGAACTTACCCGCTGTGCCAACTGGCgagccctctttttttttttttttaaataaaccaaaatacaTAGTTTCCCTTAGATGCAGAAAGGCTTGGCAGATTCACCAGCCATTTTCCGTTATTTCCATCTCATGGCCACTGGCATAGTAGAGCTGTAGCTGTGGGTTCTTAAGAGGTTAGGAAGACAAGATGGCTTGGGCTGTTATGAAATAGTCCAGTATGGAGACAAGATTTTAATATGTGGAAGGTATTAGAAATTGTTGACCAAAACAAATTGTTAAGGTAATTAAAAGGTAGGCTTGTTGTTCAGGTTGGACTTCATGGGACCCAGGAGGGTGTTCTGGAATCAGTTTGTACCAGTGAGGATcaattgttaaatattcaggaatttgCTAGTCATTTGTTAAACCATTGGTGGCCTGAAATTGGCCATTatgggatatttttcttttttgagggggAGGGTATGAGGGAAGCCAGTTTACCAGCATACCTCTGGCAAGGGTCAGTTGTCTCTAAAGCCTGGAGCCCCAGTGTTCAATACATCCTTGAATTATCAGATCCTGAGCTGGCTCACCCTTCCAAATTTTACAACAGACTGGATTACAAAATAAGATTATAAATACACTCTAAGTGTGTGTAGGGGGCAGGGGGCTGTACCTTTCCAGTGAAAGATATTCTTGTTTATTTGGGGGCCATCCTTCAAGGTActgaagtcattcattcattatcaATAGGTTGTTGAGATAAACATGAAATCTACCGCTGGAAGTAGTATGGTCTGCAGGGGTAGTTTTCTTAGATTATATAAAAACCCATACTccaatacatttttcttttttttttttgaggaagatcagccctaagataacatctgctgccaatcctcctcttttttgctgaggaagcctggccctgagctaacatccgtgcccatcttcctctactttctgtgtgggatgcctgccacagcatggcttgccaagcggtgccatgtcggcacccgggatccgaaccggtgaaccctgggccaccgagaagcggaacgtgcaaacttaaccgctgcaccatcgggccggccccttccAATACATTTTTCTAATACCTAGATATTCTCTTTCAGAAGACAGTATTGTATGCAATGCCAACAAATTCCTACTCCCCAGCCATTTCTCAATATCATGCTTTTGGCTCTCCTCACCCTTCTCATAAAAcatttcagtgtacaggtttACTGATTATTAGATACCTTTTGGGTTGGCAGCTTTCAGATATAAGTTGGATGAGTCTTGAAATCTCATCAGTAACCTGCTCCCAAATCCCATTTAGGGTGGACTTTTTTGGGGCAACGCCACCCAAGATTTCTTTTATTAGTGATTTCTTGCCTAGAAGTTAGTTAGGgtttgtctatatatttttagGCCAACCCTAGCCCCTGTTTATCACTGTAGTGTTGATAATCATGTGcccttgctttcatttttgtctaGATCAAGGGCAACGTGAAAGAGGCAGACTTTAAAATTACCAGCCCTAATTCACTTTGTGCATTTAATTTCATGTACGTTTTCTCCAAAAAACTATATGACTGTCGATATAGTCCAGATGTTGGAGTTTTGTCTACCTTTAAAGTAAAACATTCCACATTTTAGCTTCTCTTCAaacttctccattctttcttttcttctcacttttctgATCATAtctcttaaacttttaaaatattcaaaagaataagCATTTTCCTTCATCTCATGGCTTTTAGCATTCCTGCACTTCCACTGTCCTGGATGCACTAGGACGTCTTCAATCCAGACATTCCtctaaagaattattattattttttaaaattttattgcagagatagaataatataatgaaccgCCATTCATgaacccatcacccagcttcaacaattaacAATTCATGGCTAATCTTGCTTCACTTATATACTCCTATCTACCCCCccttaatattttgaaacaaatcctcCCAGATATATCATTTCGtccaaatatttcagtatgtaacTCTATAGgatgaggacttttaaaaaaaatcacaataccatttgtcatatattaaaaagttaacactaattttttttttttaaagattttattttttccttttttctccccaaagccccctggtgcatagttgtatattcttggttgtgggtccttctagttgttgcatgtgggatgctgcctcagcgtggtttgatgagcagtgccatgtccacgcccaggattcgaaccaacgaaacactgggctgcctgcagcggagcgcgcgaacttaaccactcggccacggggccagccccaacactaattttttaatatcaaacATCTGGTTAATGTTAAATTTTCCAGTTGTCttatgtcatatttttaaagtgtatttgaatcaggatccaaataggGCCCACAGTATTATAATTGGCTGGTATgtctttaaatctcttttaatctataattCCCGCCTCGTAtctctctgtctttatctctcacagtttatttgttgaagaaaccaatTTGTCTGTCCTGTAGTTTCCCATAGTCTGACTTTGCTGATTGACAAATGGTATCATCTAACACATTACTTTGGCctctgtatttcctataaattgtTAATTAGCTCTAGTGACTTGATCAGAgtcaagttcaattttttttccaagacCACATCTTGGGTGGTGGTGTGCTGTTCCATCAAGAGTCTCATAattctggttctctctctttttgtaatGTTAGCAGCTGTTGATATTCAGTGCCTAGATCCTACTATTGTTTTTCGGctataaaattaatgaagttCTCAtacattctcccttcctccagcccctggcaactaccggcctgctttctgtctctatagatttgcgtGTTCTGgacatttaagtggaatcatatgatatatGTCAtttggtgactggcttcttacatctagcataatgttttcaatgttaATCCATactgtagcatatatcagaacttcattcctttttataactgaataatattccattgtgtggatagaccacattttgtttatccacttattAGGTGATGGTtacctttgggtttttttgttttttttttttaaagattttatttttcctttttctccctaaagccccctagtacatagttgcatatttttagttgtgggtccttctagctgtggcatgtgggatgccacctcagcatggcctgatgagtggtgctatgtccacacccaggatccgaaccggcaaaaccctgggccaccgaggcagagtgtgcaaacttaaccacttggccacggggccggccccttacctttgtttttaaaaaccagtttctaaaaaagaaacccaaaagtATCAAACtgatagataaagagaacagattggtggttaccagaggcagggggtgagggtgggtgaaatgggtgaagggggtcgaAAGGTGTAAAATTCCAGTTATGGAACAattcatggggatgtaatgtacagcatggtgactatagttaataacactgtattgcatatttgaaagttactaagagaataaatcttcaaagtcctcatcacaaggaaaaaaatttttctctaactatgtatggtgacagatgttgactagacttattgtggtgatcatgtcataatatatataatatcaaaatcattatgttgtacacctgaaactaacataatgctacatgtcaattatacctcaacaaacaagcaaaagttTCTCACATGAGGTTTCTTTCTCTCTAGAATGAGGATGAGCTTTGGGTTGACTTTCAGGACAGCAAAAGGCCGCTGGCTGGTGAACCTCAGCCGGCAGTGCTCACATGGATCCACTGGGTTATTTGTGCCACCAAGTCCTCCTCTGGACCCTGAGAAAGTCAAAGAGCTACAGCGCTTCATCACCCTTTCCAAAAGACTCCTAGTGATGACAGGGGCAGGAATCTCCACTGAGTCGGGGATCCCAGACTACAGGTCAGAAAAGGTGGGACTTTATGCCCGCACTGACCGGAGGCCCATCCAGCATGGGGATTTTATACGGAGTGCTCCAATCCGCCAGAGGTATTGGGCGAGAAACTttgtgggctggccccagttctcCTCCCACCAACCTAACCCTGCACACTTGGCTTTGAGCAACTGGGAGAGACTCGGCAAGCTGTACTGGTTGGTGACCCAAAATGTGGATGCCTTGCACACCAAGGCAGGGAGTCAGCGCCTGACAGAACTCCATGGATGCATGCACAGGTGCAGGAAGGCCTAAATAGTTTGAACACAGAAACGTAGGCTTCCGTAAGAATGGGGACTTTGGCTGTCTTGATCACTGTCGTCTTCATTAGACCTTGAGAAAAGGATTTGGGAGCAAGTTGTTCATTTTGGAGTTGATCCCAGCAAACTCagtgagggagtggggaagtgaaacagggaagggaggaaagccaAGAAAAGGGTAGGTTAATGAATGGTTACTGCTTTGGGCAGCTGGGGCTTAATTTTGCGAGGGACCCCCCCAGACTGTCTGGAGCATGTTTCAGAATTGTCTCACtgaaagttgaggaagatggggtGTTTATCCACCGTCTCCCTTCCCTCATTGGCTGAGGGTCACTCTTGGGGAATTAACTCCCTAACACTGACTCTGCTCCTCTTGAGAAGCCTTCCTTGTTCAGAGAACACCGTAGGCAAGAGAGATGCAGAAAGTTGCTTATAGGACCACTGTGTGCAGTGGCTCTAGGGTATCCTGAGGGGACTATGAGCAGAGCACCAGCAGCACATGCTACACACTGCTGGGTCTCAGGGGCCTTGACACACAACACAGTGTAGCCTGAAATATAGTCAGAACCCAATAAACATTGATGGAATGAACACATGTAGCCCCGGCAATAACTTGTAGCTAATTGCAGaccatttccttatctttaagCCCCAGAGATCCTCCGCTGAGAACTAAAATCAGTCTGCCAACTGTAAAATGTTTATTGGGTGCCTGCAACATGTGGTGTGTACTGGTGTGCTACTTGTTGGTGTGGAGGGGTTAAAgccaaaatataaaacatggtcTACTTTATGTGTGAGAACTTTGCAATCTGTTTAGGGGGAGACCCAAAAACAACAGGTTTAATGACAAACAGCTCTATACAGGATTGTTAAGTTGTATAATCCTTGATAGACAAGCTTTACAAGTTCAGAGAAACAGATTTAGTAAAGATTGGAGTAATAAGGAAAGCTTTTATGGGTAAGGTGGGGCTTGAGACTGACTCAGGTTTGACCAGGCAAAGAGCAGGAAAGAAGGCTTTCTCTGTGAAAGGAATTTCTAGAGCCCAGAGGAATCTGGCTTGGCCTCTGTAGAGACTAGTATGAAATCAGATTGTCTGGGTCAGATTGTCTGGGAAGGCTAGACCCAAATCATGGATGCATTTGAAAATTATGCAGTGCAATCTGGGACTATTGTGAGAGACCAAAGGGGACTATTAGTGGTTTCTGAGCAAGAAAACAGCatgataaaaatagcatttgAGGAAGGCTAAACAGGATTAGAGAGAGTGGCTCAGGGAGGTCAGCCTGAAGGACCTAGATTAAGGCGGTATCAGGACAAAGAGAGACCTAATGATGGCCATGGgtccattaaaaaattattttttcatgatgaaaatttcaaacatccacaaaagtaaagagaatagtataatgagcTCCCATATACCATCACTTAGATTATCAACGAGTTTTATCTTGTCTACTTTAtcccttctctccctgtctcttcttaaatattttaagacaaatcCAAGACTTAATGTCATTTCACAGGGGGCCTTGTAAGTAAAAAAGTCAGCATGATCTGATGGCTGActagaaaaagagtaaaaggagAAGAATGAGTAACTAGTTTTTTCCAAGGGTTTCAGCGCAAGTAACTGGAGAAATGATGGTGATGGAGAAATTGGGGAGGCGAGGTTGAAGACAGAAGGGAAGCTTGACAGGACAGCCAAGAAGACTTGGAATTGGACTAGAGTttgggagagagcaggagaggagtcTTAGATAGAGGGAGAAACCATTAGCACAGAGGTGTTCGGCAGTGAAAACGGAGAGTCCCCAAGGTGAGGACCGTAGGAAGAAAACAGCCTGGAGGATTGAAGAGCAGAGGAGGAACCAACTAAAGcacctttccttccttcaacagCTATTTAGTGAGTGCCCACAGCATGCAGGCACTGACCTAGGTGGTGGGCCTAGAGCAGTGATCAAAGGACTCTAAGTTCTTGCCCTCACGGAGCTCACGTTCCGCTGGTTAGAGAGGTGAGAAGAGAATCAGAAGATATTGTGTCATAGACACCAAGGG
This genomic interval carries:
- the SIRT4 gene encoding NAD-dependent protein lipoamidase sirtuin-4, mitochondrial, whose protein sequence is MRMSFGLTFRTAKGRWLVNLSRQCSHGSTGLFVPPSPPLDPEKVKELQRFITLSKRLLVMTGAGISTESGIPDYRSEKVGLYARTDRRPIQHGDFIRSAPIRQRYWARNFVGWPQFSSHQPNPAHLALSNWERLGKLYWLVTQNVDALHTKAGSQRLTELHGCMHRVLCLHCGEQTPRGVLQERFEVLNPTWSAEAHGLAPDGDVFLTEEEVQNFQVPSCARCRGPLKPDVVFFGDTVSADKVDFVHRRVKEADSLLVVGSSLQVYSGYKFILTAWEKKLPIAILNIGPTRSDGLACLKLDSRCGELLPLIDPH